The following are encoded in a window of Rhizophagus irregularis chromosome 4, complete sequence genomic DNA:
- a CDS encoding uncharacterized protein (SECRETED:cutsite_TTA-ES; SECRETED:prob_0.5347); SECRETED:SignalP(1-20): MRVFTLILILTLTLGFLTTAESTYAIPKIFKDILVFQNDWDVIGPFMERQIPQYVQGAESFTQLKQLYGKALQAFSSGKNYAWRFKNLGLTDAIKTFDATNIELAVFKNIEKLSSNAVYSLADKIANALRYGVKVGGKPVEVTIEMIASEMGVAAQVEGASAIESAIIGISEEEAVSALVACIIVAE; encoded by the exons ATGCGTGTCTTTACCCTTATACTAATTCTCACATTAACCCTGGGTTTTTTAACCACAGCAGAATCTACTTATGCAATtccgaaaatttttaaagacaTTCTCGTGTTTCAGAATGATTGGGATGTAATCGGCCCTTTTATGGAAAGACAGATTCCACAGTATGTGCAAGGCGCTGAGTCATTTACTCAATTAAAACAATTGTACGGAAAAGCTTTGCAAGCTTTTAGTTCAGGAAAAAACTATGCTTGGCGGTTTAAAAATTTAGGTCTCACTGATGCTATTAAAACGTTCGATGCAACAAATATTGAGCTAGccgtttttaaaaatatagaaaaattgaGTTCGAATGCAGTGTATAGTTTAGCAGACAAAATAGCGAATGCGCTTAGATACGgag TCAAAGTTGGAGGAAAACCAGTAG AGGTTACTATAGAAATGATAGCATCAGAGATGGGAGTAGCAGCTCAAGTTGAAG GCGCATCTGCGATCGAATCAGCAATAATAGGAATTTCAGAAGAAGAAGCAGTATCAGCACTCGTAGCATGTATAATCGTGGCagaatga